A region from the Micrococcus cohnii genome encodes:
- a CDS encoding methylated-DNA--[protein]-cysteine S-methyltransferase has translation MTAPVFLPELRWTAQALPEAAELTLVAVYSPEDDAVRASGVAVPAAGETVASAVGGLLLRFMDRLEQLDPATAEREMNPRPVEHDAAVPDALAAYTAGRVRALDALTVAQPGTDFRRRAWDALRSVPPGAPVTYAQLAERAGSPTAVRAVGGACATNLAAVVVPCHRVVRADGGIGQYLYGVAAKRALLEHEAAHAD, from the coding sequence ATGACCGCCCCCGTCTTCCTGCCCGAACTGCGCTGGACCGCACAGGCGTTGCCCGAGGCTGCCGAACTGACCCTGGTCGCCGTCTATTCCCCGGAGGACGACGCGGTGCGCGCAAGCGGCGTGGCCGTGCCCGCAGCGGGCGAGACCGTCGCATCGGCCGTCGGCGGCCTGCTGCTGCGGTTCATGGACCGTCTGGAGCAGCTGGACCCCGCCACAGCTGAGCGCGAGATGAACCCGCGCCCCGTCGAGCACGACGCCGCCGTGCCGGACGCGCTCGCCGCCTACACCGCCGGTCGGGTGCGCGCGCTCGACGCGCTGACCGTCGCCCAGCCAGGCACAGACTTCCGCCGCCGGGCCTGGGACGCGCTGCGCTCGGTGCCGCCGGGCGCCCCGGTGACCTATGCGCAGCTGGCCGAGCGGGCCGGCTCCCCCACCGCGGTGCGGGCTGTCGGCGGGGCGTGCGCGACGAACCTGGCGGCCGTCGTGGTGCCCTGCCACCGGGTCGTGCGGGCGGACGGGGGCATCGGCCAGTACCTCTACGGCGTCGCGGCCAAGCGCGCGTTGCTTGAGCACGAGGCCGCGCACGCGGACTGA
- a CDS encoding TIGR01777 family oxidoreductase: MSDPQAAPPHDDHRHDDRAPATGRVFEHRTLLRHPREAVWRWLTNPGALTRLTPPYAGRVIAEPEVGLPVGAQAVLELDAPGSAGLFASAAHGAATGLLPSAVASRVPAPISRALTPRLTWRARHTALEPGRGFTDEMVSGPVASWTHRHTLQDAAPGEADAADGSRGTVVVDEIRYALPAERVLARASRLGASRRAADLFDAELRRQFAYRARVMTDDLDFHSRHGSPVVGGSARRIAVTGASGLIGTQLVALLRSGGHDVVRLTRSATTAPDAAAWDPLRGRVDDDVLSGVDVVVNLAGEPIAGRLSAAHKQAVHDSRVLGTRTLVDAIRRLADAGRPAPDLVNGSAIGYYGADAGAGPAGEGLTEILAPGEDFLAEVCADWEAEAQRAASIRRADGSRVRVAQVRTGIVLDPRGGMLQQVLPLFVAGLGGRLASGGTGPDGTPWMSWIGGEDIVDLFAHAAVDARVSGPYNGVAPRPVTAGEFARALGRVLRRPAAVPVPGLAPELLLGREGYRTLIAADQKASAAQTEKSGHRFRDTELEPALRHLLGR; encoded by the coding sequence ATGAGCGATCCGCAGGCCGCACCGCCGCACGACGACCACCGCCACGACGACCGGGCACCAGCGACCGGGCGCGTGTTCGAGCACCGCACGCTGCTGCGGCACCCGCGCGAGGCCGTCTGGCGGTGGCTGACGAACCCCGGTGCCCTGACCCGCCTGACCCCGCCGTACGCTGGCCGGGTCATCGCCGAGCCCGAGGTCGGGCTGCCCGTCGGGGCGCAGGCCGTGCTCGAGCTCGACGCCCCGGGCTCGGCGGGCCTGTTCGCCTCGGCCGCCCACGGGGCCGCCACGGGCCTGCTGCCCTCGGCGGTGGCCTCGCGCGTGCCGGCACCGATCAGCCGCGCCCTGACCCCGCGGCTGACGTGGCGGGCCCGGCACACGGCGCTCGAACCGGGGCGGGGCTTCACCGACGAGATGGTCTCCGGTCCCGTGGCCTCGTGGACGCACCGGCACACGTTGCAGGACGCCGCCCCGGGCGAGGCCGACGCCGCGGACGGGTCGCGCGGCACCGTCGTGGTCGATGAGATTCGCTATGCCCTGCCTGCCGAGCGCGTGCTCGCCCGGGCATCCCGGCTCGGGGCGTCCCGTCGGGCGGCGGACCTGTTCGACGCGGAACTGCGCCGCCAGTTCGCCTACCGGGCGCGCGTGATGACCGACGACCTGGACTTTCATAGCCGGCACGGTTCGCCGGTGGTCGGTGGGAGCGCCCGACGGATCGCCGTCACCGGTGCCAGCGGGCTGATCGGCACGCAGCTGGTTGCGCTGCTGCGCAGCGGCGGGCACGACGTCGTGCGTCTGACCCGCTCGGCGACGACGGCGCCGGACGCGGCGGCGTGGGATCCGCTGCGTGGCCGGGTGGACGACGACGTGCTCAGCGGCGTCGACGTGGTCGTGAACCTGGCGGGCGAGCCCATCGCCGGCCGGTTGAGCGCGGCGCACAAACAGGCCGTGCATGACTCACGAGTGCTCGGCACCCGCACGCTCGTGGACGCGATACGCCGGCTGGCCGACGCTGGCCGCCCGGCCCCGGACCTGGTGAACGGCTCAGCCATCGGCTACTACGGGGCGGACGCCGGCGCGGGGCCGGCAGGCGAGGGCCTCACGGAGATCCTCGCCCCGGGTGAGGACTTCCTCGCCGAGGTGTGCGCCGACTGGGAGGCCGAGGCGCAGCGGGCCGCCTCGATCCGCCGCGCCGACGGCTCTCGGGTGCGCGTGGCCCAGGTGCGCACCGGCATTGTCCTGGACCCGCGCGGCGGCATGCTGCAGCAGGTGTTGCCCCTGTTCGTCGCGGGGCTGGGCGGCCGCCTGGCCTCGGGCGGCACGGGACCGGACGGAACCCCGTGGATGAGCTGGATCGGCGGTGAGGACATCGTGGACCTGTTCGCCCACGCCGCTGTCGATGCGCGCGTGAGCGGACCGTACAACGGGGTCGCGCCGCGACCGGTCACGGCGGGCGAGTTCGCCCGTGCACTGGGGCGGGTGCTCCGGCGGCCCGCGGCGGTGCCGGTGCCCGGCCTCGCCCCGGAGCTCCTGCTCGGACGGGAGGGCTACCGGACCCTGATCGCCGCGGATCAGAAGGCGTCTGCCGCCCAGACCGAGAAGTCAGGGCACCGGTTCCGCGACACCGAGCTCGAGCCGGCGCTGCGGCATCTGCTCGGCCGCTGA
- a CDS encoding glutaminase, with amino-acid sequence MSTPVQLYLTRLAASFSSGAPEGDGRLGVALTLADGHQYEAGATDQVPLSSLAAPLVYALALEDLGLPRVLERIGTVPTPDQRHLLDVEPETGRALNPLHDAGVVAATALVKGRGGRDRAARLLQLASSLLDREVSVTDTATRAEEKTLDRPRAAAWLMKSLDAFDADPTAVLSDLARLRAVTVSVQEVATIATVFALGGVHPHTGDRVFSDSTARAVTSILASCGLTTRDPLWAMNVGQPGWASASGGVTMLVVPGHLGLALRSDELDENGMSVRGMSALRTLVEEFELHASDVVSSPLSALRSHYRVDQAPSGTSRTAEALHALEAHGEHAHLLELGGHIGFSQVEALVHVIADLPETLETLVFDIRSVHSISAPARRLIGQWIGHAIASGVDVVLADRTETLLDELVATADESVEVNLPPVHREGEADPATYDPTTAAPQFVFFASRSQAMQWCEQRLLARHAPHLFPQDAQEALHSPLMQHLEEDDAALLESMMETRRFHDGQVIRRAGQPFGGIYVITRGEVVLTGQSTGGRRTRRTVLSPGMTFGEMALGQPGRQPSTVRARGEVTTQVLTAQVMYALQEASPQLAMRLWESLARDAYTALAQLVRETGALQD; translated from the coding sequence ATGAGCACCCCCGTCCAGCTGTACCTCACCCGGCTCGCCGCATCGTTCTCCTCCGGAGCGCCCGAGGGCGACGGCCGGCTCGGCGTGGCGCTCACACTCGCGGACGGCCACCAGTACGAGGCGGGGGCCACCGATCAGGTGCCGCTGAGCTCACTGGCGGCGCCGCTGGTGTACGCGCTCGCCCTCGAGGACCTGGGGCTGCCCCGCGTGCTCGAGCGGATCGGCACGGTTCCCACTCCGGATCAACGACACCTGCTCGACGTGGAGCCGGAGACCGGCCGCGCCCTCAACCCGCTGCACGACGCCGGTGTGGTCGCCGCGACCGCGCTCGTCAAGGGCCGCGGCGGTCGCGACCGCGCCGCTCGTCTGCTGCAGCTGGCCTCCTCCCTGCTGGATCGGGAGGTGTCCGTGACCGACACCGCGACCCGCGCGGAGGAGAAGACCCTGGACCGCCCCCGCGCCGCCGCCTGGCTGATGAAGTCCCTCGACGCGTTCGACGCGGACCCGACGGCGGTGCTCTCCGACCTCGCGCGGCTGCGCGCCGTGACCGTGTCGGTCCAGGAGGTCGCGACCATCGCGACGGTCTTCGCGCTCGGCGGCGTGCACCCGCACACGGGAGACCGGGTGTTCTCCGACTCCACCGCCCGCGCCGTGACCTCGATCCTCGCCTCATGCGGCCTGACGACACGCGACCCGCTGTGGGCCATGAACGTGGGCCAGCCCGGCTGGGCGAGCGCGAGCGGTGGGGTGACCATGCTCGTGGTGCCCGGGCACCTGGGCCTGGCCCTGCGCTCGGACGAGCTCGACGAGAACGGCATGTCCGTGCGCGGGATGTCGGCGCTGCGCACTCTCGTCGAAGAGTTCGAGCTGCACGCCTCGGACGTGGTCTCCTCGCCGCTGTCGGCGCTGCGCAGCCACTATCGCGTGGATCAGGCGCCCTCCGGCACGTCCCGCACCGCGGAGGCCCTGCACGCGCTGGAGGCGCACGGCGAGCACGCACACCTGCTCGAGCTGGGCGGGCACATCGGGTTCAGCCAGGTCGAGGCCCTCGTGCACGTGATTGCCGATCTGCCCGAGACCCTCGAGACCCTCGTGTTCGACATCCGTTCGGTGCACAGCATCTCCGCGCCGGCGCGTCGGCTGATCGGCCAGTGGATCGGACACGCGATCGCCTCCGGCGTCGATGTCGTGCTGGCCGACCGCACCGAGACCCTGCTCGACGAGCTCGTGGCCACCGCCGACGAGTCCGTCGAAGTGAACCTGCCCCCGGTGCACCGTGAGGGCGAGGCGGATCCAGCCACCTACGACCCGACGACGGCGGCCCCGCAGTTCGTGTTCTTCGCTTCTCGCTCGCAGGCGATGCAGTGGTGCGAGCAGCGACTGCTGGCCCGGCACGCACCGCACCTGTTCCCGCAGGACGCCCAGGAGGCGCTGCACTCGCCGCTGATGCAACACCTCGAGGAGGACGACGCCGCCCTGCTGGAGTCGATGATGGAGACGCGGCGGTTCCACGACGGTCAGGTCATCCGCCGCGCGGGCCAGCCTTTCGGCGGCATCTACGTGATCACCCGGGGCGAGGTGGTGCTCACGGGCCAGTCGACGGGCGGTCGACGGACCCGACGCACGGTGCTCAGCCCCGGCATGACGTTCGGCGAGATGGCCCTGGGTCAGCCCGGCCGTCAGCCCTCCACTGTCCGGGCCCGCGGGGAGGTGACGACCCAGGTGCTGACCGCCCAGGTGATGTACGCCCTGCAGGAGGCCTCACCGCAGCTGGCGATGCGCCTGTGGGAGTCGCTGGCCCGGGACGCCTACACCGCGCTGGCCCAGCTGGTGCGCGAGACCGGCGCCCTGCAGGACTGA
- a CDS encoding ATP-dependent RNA helicase yields MSPRCHTPDAAPALSRFPVDARVHGAGLTVTDELGRVRRALADHGALVLHAPPGTGKTTVLPPALAGWAAETASGSALSGTRPGQEPAGEGAAPIGPGRVLVTQPRRVAVRAAWRRLYAAAGGDDRAVGYTVRGDSVGAGASAVEFLTPGVLVRRLLADPELGGVSAVVLDEVHERDLDTDLLFGLLADLRQLREDLSLVAMSATLDAEALAARWAAGMGQDHVPVVRTAEVVHPLTIDHRPHSGSRLTPEGRVDRDFLDHVARVTAQAHARSLAEDPGTDALVFLPGVAEVEAVADRLRGHAARHGRALDVLTLHGRQDPHEQDAALAGRAGADAAPRVIVATNVAESSLTVPGVRLVVDSALAREPRRDAGRDMTGLVTVQVSRAAARQRAGRAGRLGPGHAVHCCSEAALGTAPAAPTPQLAVADLAPLALRLAAWGALAPMLDPAGRGPVLPEDPPAGALARAAARLRELGALDADHRVTDHGARLARMPVDPSLGHALLSAAAEVGPRAAAEAVALLAADVRAPEADLARVLADLRSPHEGNARSQAPPGTERVWRHEARRLESLVGPSDRVGARKESPAGEEAVGLVAALAAPQRIARRVEDDEYLLVSGTRARLPRESPLSGRQWLAVAEVQRVGDGAVIRAAAELSGEQALRAGAGLQRTVRDAHWDAGRLRGRQRRMLGGIELDSRAAPVDADTAADAVVRAWTEHGSEGWGGDPARGLRRRVQLLHHRLGPPWPDMRDAALAGREDLTAAIGAELARGVPRDRVDLAGSLQGLLPWPDAARLEELAPERLPVPSGRRVAVEYPDLDDEDGAPVLAAKLQEFFGAEESPTVADGTTPVLLHLLSPAGRPLAVTADLPSFWSGAYAQVRAESRGRYPKHPWPEDPTVAEPTALTRARARGR; encoded by the coding sequence ATGTCTCCGCGATGCCACACCCCTGACGCCGCCCCCGCCCTGAGCCGTTTCCCCGTCGACGCGCGCGTCCACGGTGCCGGGCTGACGGTCACGGACGAGCTGGGCCGGGTGCGCAGAGCCCTGGCCGACCACGGGGCCCTGGTGCTGCACGCCCCGCCGGGCACGGGCAAGACGACGGTGCTGCCGCCCGCCCTCGCCGGCTGGGCGGCCGAAACGGCCTCCGGCTCGGCGCTGAGCGGCACGAGGCCTGGCCAGGAACCGGCCGGGGAGGGTGCGGCACCGATCGGCCCGGGCCGGGTGCTCGTCACCCAGCCCAGACGGGTGGCCGTGCGCGCGGCCTGGCGACGTCTGTACGCGGCCGCCGGCGGGGACGACCGGGCCGTGGGCTACACGGTCCGCGGCGACTCCGTCGGCGCCGGGGCGAGCGCGGTCGAGTTCCTGACTCCCGGCGTGCTCGTGCGGCGCCTGCTTGCCGACCCTGAGCTGGGAGGCGTGAGCGCCGTGGTGCTCGACGAGGTCCACGAACGCGACCTCGACACGGACCTGCTGTTCGGCCTGCTCGCGGACCTGCGCCAGCTGCGCGAGGACCTGAGCCTGGTCGCCATGTCCGCGACACTCGACGCCGAGGCGCTGGCTGCTCGCTGGGCGGCCGGCATGGGGCAGGACCACGTCCCCGTGGTCCGCACCGCAGAGGTGGTGCACCCGCTCACGATCGATCACCGGCCGCACTCGGGCTCACGCCTGACGCCCGAGGGCCGAGTGGACCGGGACTTCCTGGACCACGTGGCCCGTGTGACCGCGCAGGCCCACGCGCGCTCCCTGGCCGAGGACCCCGGCACGGACGCCCTGGTGTTCCTGCCCGGCGTCGCCGAGGTCGAGGCCGTCGCCGACCGGCTTCGCGGGCACGCCGCGCGGCACGGCAGAGCCCTGGACGTGCTGACCCTGCACGGCCGCCAGGATCCGCACGAGCAGGACGCGGCGCTCGCTGGCCGCGCCGGGGCCGACGCGGCGCCACGAGTGATCGTCGCCACCAACGTGGCCGAGTCCTCCCTCACCGTCCCCGGGGTGCGCCTGGTGGTCGACTCGGCGCTGGCCCGGGAGCCCCGCCGCGACGCCGGGCGGGACATGACGGGCCTGGTCACGGTCCAGGTCTCCCGCGCTGCGGCGAGGCAGCGCGCCGGACGCGCCGGACGCCTCGGACCGGGGCACGCCGTGCACTGCTGTTCCGAGGCCGCCCTCGGAACCGCCCCCGCCGCGCCGACTCCGCAGCTGGCCGTCGCCGATCTGGCTCCGCTGGCGCTGCGCCTGGCGGCGTGGGGCGCCCTGGCGCCGATGCTCGACCCTGCCGGCCGCGGCCCCGTGCTGCCCGAGGACCCGCCCGCGGGCGCTCTGGCCCGGGCGGCCGCCCGGCTGCGCGAGCTCGGCGCACTCGATGCGGACCACCGCGTCACCGACCACGGGGCGCGGCTGGCGCGGATGCCCGTGGACCCGTCTCTGGGCCATGCCCTGCTGAGCGCGGCAGCCGAAGTCGGCCCGCGCGCCGCGGCCGAGGCAGTCGCCCTGCTGGCCGCTGACGTGCGTGCCCCCGAGGCCGACCTGGCCCGCGTGCTGGCCGATCTGCGCTCACCGCACGAGGGGAACGCCCGGAGCCAGGCCCCGCCCGGGACGGAGCGGGTCTGGCGTCATGAGGCGCGACGGCTCGAGTCACTGGTGGGCCCCTCGGACCGCGTCGGCGCGCGGAAGGAGTCGCCGGCGGGGGAGGAGGCCGTGGGCCTCGTCGCCGCCCTCGCCGCCCCGCAGCGGATCGCCCGGCGCGTCGAGGACGACGAGTACCTGCTCGTCTCCGGCACCCGCGCCCGCTTGCCGCGCGAGAGTCCCCTGTCGGGGCGTCAGTGGCTCGCCGTGGCCGAGGTCCAGCGTGTGGGGGACGGGGCCGTCATCCGGGCGGCGGCCGAGCTCTCCGGTGAGCAGGCCCTGCGTGCCGGCGCCGGGCTCCAGCGCACCGTGCGTGACGCCCACTGGGACGCCGGACGGCTCCGGGGCCGGCAGCGCCGGATGCTCGGCGGCATCGAGCTCGACTCCCGTGCGGCGCCGGTCGACGCGGACACCGCCGCAGACGCCGTCGTCCGCGCGTGGACCGAGCACGGCTCCGAGGGCTGGGGCGGCGACCCCGCGCGAGGGCTGCGGCGGCGCGTCCAGCTGCTGCACCACCGGCTCGGCCCGCCGTGGCCCGACATGCGCGACGCCGCCCTGGCCGGACGCGAGGACCTCACCGCCGCGATCGGTGCCGAACTGGCCCGGGGCGTCCCCCGCGACCGCGTCGACCTAGCCGGGTCCCTGCAGGGCCTGCTGCCGTGGCCGGACGCCGCCCGCCTCGAGGAGCTCGCCCCCGAACGGCTGCCCGTCCCGAGCGGCCGCCGCGTCGCCGTCGAGTACCCGGACCTCGATGACGAGGACGGTGCGCCCGTGCTCGCCGCGAAGCTGCAGGAGTTCTTCGGTGCCGAGGAGAGCCCGACCGTGGCCGACGGGACCACGCCCGTGCTGCTGCACCTGCTCTCCCCGGCCGGGCGTCCGCTCGCCGTCACCGCGGACCTGCCCTCGTTCTGGTCCGGCGCCTACGCCCAGGTGCGGGCGGAGTCGCGTGGCCGCTATCCGAAGCACCCCTGGCCGGAGGACCCGACCGTCGCCGAGCCGACCGCCCTGACCCGCGCCCGAGCGCGGGGCCGCTGA
- a CDS encoding extracellular solute-binding protein, translating to MITPHTRRRRGRTLATAALAAAALTLSGCAPAEDETPVLTWYTNPDDGGQATIAAECTDAAQGRYAIQTSMLPNEASAQREQLTRRLAAGDTSMDIMSLDPPFVPELAEPGFLAPVPQQLQDHAKQNTLEGALAGATWKDELVAVPFWANTQLLWYRKSVAEKAGLDMSKPVTWDQLMDAAAEQDKHLGVQGARAESMTVWLNSLVVGGGDRILANPEAPAEQVQTTLDSEAGKKAAEIIGRIGDEGLGGPGLPTQRENEAMLQFQGEKGSFMVNWPFVWAATNASVEDGSLPSDLPEDIGWTTYPRTDADREAAPPLGGINLGVGAKSEHQAEAWDAISCITTKQHQADYFVTNGNPPANPAAYEDERIKDAYPMADEIRDSLDIAAPRPQTPYYNEVSTAIQQRYAPPGSVDPATTPAKASEFIEKVLRGERLL from the coding sequence ATGATCACTCCCCACACGCGGCGCCGCCGCGGGCGGACGCTGGCCACGGCGGCCCTCGCCGCCGCAGCGCTCACGCTCTCCGGCTGCGCGCCCGCCGAGGACGAGACCCCCGTCCTGACCTGGTACACGAACCCCGACGACGGCGGTCAGGCCACGATCGCGGCCGAGTGCACCGATGCCGCCCAGGGCCGCTATGCCATCCAGACCTCGATGCTGCCCAACGAGGCCTCCGCCCAGCGCGAGCAGCTGACTCGCCGACTCGCGGCGGGAGACACCTCGATGGACATCATGAGCCTGGACCCGCCGTTCGTCCCCGAGCTCGCCGAGCCCGGCTTCCTCGCGCCCGTGCCGCAGCAGCTGCAGGACCACGCGAAGCAGAACACCCTCGAGGGGGCGCTGGCCGGTGCCACGTGGAAGGACGAACTCGTCGCCGTCCCGTTCTGGGCCAACACGCAGCTGCTCTGGTACCGCAAGTCCGTTGCGGAGAAAGCCGGGCTGGACATGTCGAAGCCCGTCACGTGGGACCAGCTCATGGACGCCGCCGCGGAGCAGGACAAGCACCTCGGCGTGCAGGGCGCCCGCGCCGAGTCGATGACCGTGTGGCTGAACTCCCTGGTCGTCGGCGGCGGCGACCGGATCCTCGCCAACCCCGAGGCCCCGGCCGAACAGGTGCAGACCACCCTCGACTCCGAGGCTGGGAAGAAGGCCGCCGAGATCATCGGCCGCATCGGCGACGAGGGTCTCGGCGGCCCCGGCCTGCCGACCCAGCGTGAGAACGAGGCCATGCTCCAGTTCCAGGGCGAGAAGGGCTCGTTCATGGTCAACTGGCCCTTCGTCTGGGCCGCGACCAACGCCTCCGTCGAGGACGGAAGCCTGCCCTCGGACCTGCCCGAGGACATCGGCTGGACCACCTATCCGCGCACCGACGCCGACCGTGAGGCGGCCCCGCCGCTGGGCGGGATCAACCTGGGCGTGGGCGCCAAGAGCGAGCACCAGGCCGAGGCCTGGGACGCGATCTCCTGCATCACCACGAAGCAGCACCAGGCCGATTACTTCGTCACCAATGGCAACCCGCCCGCGAACCCGGCCGCCTATGAGGACGAACGGATCAAGGACGCCTACCCGATGGCTGACGAGATCCGTGACTCGCTCGACATCGCCGCGCCCCGGCCGCAGACCCCGTACTACAACGAGGTCTCCACCGCGATCCAGCAGCGGTACGCGCCGCCGGGCAGCGTCGACCCGGCCACCACGCCGGCGAAGGCCAGCGAGTTCATCGAGAAGGTCCTGCGAGGGGAGCGCCTGCTGTGA